From a region of the Pongo pygmaeus isolate AG05252 chromosome 5, NHGRI_mPonPyg2-v2.0_pri, whole genome shotgun sequence genome:
- the STX11 gene encoding syntaxin-11 isoform X2, whose amino-acid sequence MPELVPGRMKDRLAELLDLSKQYDQQFPDGDDEFDSPHEDIVFETDHILESLYRDIQDIQDENQLLVADVKRLGKQNARFLTSMRRLSSIKRDTNSIAKAIKARGEVIHCKLRAMKELSEAAEAQHGPHSAVARISRAQYNALTLTFQRAMHDYNQAEMKQRDNCKIRIQRQLEIMGKEVSGDQIEDMFEQGKWDVFSENLLADVKGARAALNEIESRHRELLRLESRIRDVHELFLQMAVLVEKQADTLNVIELNVQKTVDYTGQAKAQVRKAVQYKKKNPCRTLCCFCCPCLK is encoded by the exons ATGCCAGAGCTTGTGCCAG GCAGAATGAAAGACCGGCTAGCAGAACTTCTGGACTTGTCCAAGCAATATGACCAGCAGTTCCCAGACGGGGACGATGAGTTTGACTCGCCCCACGAGGACATCGTGTTCGAGACGGACCACATCCTGGAGTCCCTGTACCGAGACATCCAGGACATTCAGGATGAAAACCAGCTGCTGGTGGCCGACGTGAAGCGTCTGGGAAAGCAGAACGCCCGCTTCCTCACGTCCATGCGGCGCCTCAGCAGCATCAAGCGCGACACCAACTCCATCGCCAAGGCCATCAAGGCCCGGGGCGAGGTCATCCACTGCAAGCTGCGCGCCATGAAGGAGCTGAGCGAGGCGGCCGAGGCCCAGCACGGCCCGCACTCGGCGGTGGCGCGCATCTCGCGGGCGCAGTACAACGCGCTCACCCTCACCTTCCAGCGCGCCATGCACGACTACAACCAGGCCGAGATGAAGCAGCGCGACAACTGCAAGATCCGCATCCAGCGCCAGCTGGAGATCATGGGCAAGGAAGTCTCGGGCGACCAGATCGAGGACATGTTCGAGCAGGGTAAGTGGGACGTGTTTTCCGAGAACTTGCTGGCCGACGTGAAGGGCGCGCGGGCCGCCCTCAACGAGATCGAGAGCCGCCACCGCGAGCTGCTGCGCCTGGAGAGCCGCATCCGCGACGTACACGAGCTCTTCTTGCAGATGGCGGTGCTGGTGGAGAAGCAGGCCGACACCCTGAACGTCATCGAGCTCAACGTACAAAAGACGGTGGACTACACCGGCCAGGCCAAGGCGCAGGTGCGGAAGGCCGTGCAGTACAAGAAGAAGAACCCCTGCCGGACCCTCTGCTGCTTCTGCTGTCCCTGCCTCAAGTAG
- the STX11 gene encoding syntaxin-11 isoform X1: protein MEQPQRDEMDEGEEEEKKARSQPQSRMKDRLAELLDLSKQYDQQFPDGDDEFDSPHEDIVFETDHILESLYRDIQDIQDENQLLVADVKRLGKQNARFLTSMRRLSSIKRDTNSIAKAIKARGEVIHCKLRAMKELSEAAEAQHGPHSAVARISRAQYNALTLTFQRAMHDYNQAEMKQRDNCKIRIQRQLEIMGKEVSGDQIEDMFEQGKWDVFSENLLADVKGARAALNEIESRHRELLRLESRIRDVHELFLQMAVLVEKQADTLNVIELNVQKTVDYTGQAKAQVRKAVQYKKKNPCRTLCCFCCPCLK, encoded by the coding sequence GCAGAATGAAAGACCGGCTAGCAGAACTTCTGGACTTGTCCAAGCAATATGACCAGCAGTTCCCAGACGGGGACGATGAGTTTGACTCGCCCCACGAGGACATCGTGTTCGAGACGGACCACATCCTGGAGTCCCTGTACCGAGACATCCAGGACATTCAGGATGAAAACCAGCTGCTGGTGGCCGACGTGAAGCGTCTGGGAAAGCAGAACGCCCGCTTCCTCACGTCCATGCGGCGCCTCAGCAGCATCAAGCGCGACACCAACTCCATCGCCAAGGCCATCAAGGCCCGGGGCGAGGTCATCCACTGCAAGCTGCGCGCCATGAAGGAGCTGAGCGAGGCGGCCGAGGCCCAGCACGGCCCGCACTCGGCGGTGGCGCGCATCTCGCGGGCGCAGTACAACGCGCTCACCCTCACCTTCCAGCGCGCCATGCACGACTACAACCAGGCCGAGATGAAGCAGCGCGACAACTGCAAGATCCGCATCCAGCGCCAGCTGGAGATCATGGGCAAGGAAGTCTCGGGCGACCAGATCGAGGACATGTTCGAGCAGGGTAAGTGGGACGTGTTTTCCGAGAACTTGCTGGCCGACGTGAAGGGCGCGCGGGCCGCCCTCAACGAGATCGAGAGCCGCCACCGCGAGCTGCTGCGCCTGGAGAGCCGCATCCGCGACGTACACGAGCTCTTCTTGCAGATGGCGGTGCTGGTGGAGAAGCAGGCCGACACCCTGAACGTCATCGAGCTCAACGTACAAAAGACGGTGGACTACACCGGCCAGGCCAAGGCGCAGGTGCGGAAGGCCGTGCAGTACAAGAAGAAGAACCCCTGCCGGACCCTCTGCTGCTTCTGCTGTCCCTGCCTCAAGTAG
- the STX11 gene encoding syntaxin-11 isoform X3, which translates to MKDRLAELLDLSKQYDQQFPDGDDEFDSPHEDIVFETDHILESLYRDIQDIQDENQLLVADVKRLGKQNARFLTSMRRLSSIKRDTNSIAKAIKARGEVIHCKLRAMKELSEAAEAQHGPHSAVARISRAQYNALTLTFQRAMHDYNQAEMKQRDNCKIRIQRQLEIMGKEVSGDQIEDMFEQGKWDVFSENLLADVKGARAALNEIESRHRELLRLESRIRDVHELFLQMAVLVEKQADTLNVIELNVQKTVDYTGQAKAQVRKAVQYKKKNPCRTLCCFCCPCLK; encoded by the coding sequence ATGAAAGACCGGCTAGCAGAACTTCTGGACTTGTCCAAGCAATATGACCAGCAGTTCCCAGACGGGGACGATGAGTTTGACTCGCCCCACGAGGACATCGTGTTCGAGACGGACCACATCCTGGAGTCCCTGTACCGAGACATCCAGGACATTCAGGATGAAAACCAGCTGCTGGTGGCCGACGTGAAGCGTCTGGGAAAGCAGAACGCCCGCTTCCTCACGTCCATGCGGCGCCTCAGCAGCATCAAGCGCGACACCAACTCCATCGCCAAGGCCATCAAGGCCCGGGGCGAGGTCATCCACTGCAAGCTGCGCGCCATGAAGGAGCTGAGCGAGGCGGCCGAGGCCCAGCACGGCCCGCACTCGGCGGTGGCGCGCATCTCGCGGGCGCAGTACAACGCGCTCACCCTCACCTTCCAGCGCGCCATGCACGACTACAACCAGGCCGAGATGAAGCAGCGCGACAACTGCAAGATCCGCATCCAGCGCCAGCTGGAGATCATGGGCAAGGAAGTCTCGGGCGACCAGATCGAGGACATGTTCGAGCAGGGTAAGTGGGACGTGTTTTCCGAGAACTTGCTGGCCGACGTGAAGGGCGCGCGGGCCGCCCTCAACGAGATCGAGAGCCGCCACCGCGAGCTGCTGCGCCTGGAGAGCCGCATCCGCGACGTACACGAGCTCTTCTTGCAGATGGCGGTGCTGGTGGAGAAGCAGGCCGACACCCTGAACGTCATCGAGCTCAACGTACAAAAGACGGTGGACTACACCGGCCAGGCCAAGGCGCAGGTGCGGAAGGCCGTGCAGTACAAGAAGAAGAACCCCTGCCGGACCCTCTGCTGCTTCTGCTGTCCCTGCCTCAAGTAG